A stretch of the Polynucleobacter tropicus genome encodes the following:
- a CDS encoding pyridoxal phosphate-dependent aminotransferase produces MNSAPKPPPFPSRLPKVGTTIFTVMSALAAEHQAINLGQGFPDFPCDRKLIADVNEAMLADHNQYPPMIGVPNLRHGIANKIQQLYGHQYNPDSEITITAGGTQGILTAILACVSPGDEVVIIEPAYDSYRPSIELAGGKVIAVSLEATRDSDGKVASYQIPWEALSKAIHANTRLLIINTPHNPTGMVWQKSDLDRLADLLKNTSTLVLSDEVYKHMVYDGARHHSVASHPELAARSFLISSFGKTYHVTGWKVGYVAAPAPMSAEFRKVHQFNVFTVNTPMQYGLATYLSDASHYLNLPAFYQAKRDFFRAGLEKTTFKLLPTPGTYFQCVDYTALTIPEAKLSEAEFCKWLTTEVGVAAIPISAFYEKPTESGVIRFCFAKQEQTLTSALDRLQKL; encoded by the coding sequence ATGAATTCCGCCCCAAAGCCTCCCCCATTCCCCAGTCGACTTCCCAAAGTGGGAACAACGATCTTTACAGTAATGTCAGCCTTAGCCGCTGAACATCAAGCGATTAATTTAGGTCAAGGCTTTCCAGATTTCCCTTGCGATCGCAAATTGATTGCGGATGTCAATGAGGCAATGCTCGCTGATCACAATCAATACCCTCCGATGATTGGGGTTCCCAATTTACGTCATGGGATCGCAAATAAGATTCAACAACTTTACGGGCATCAATACAACCCCGATTCTGAAATCACGATCACTGCTGGCGGCACTCAGGGAATTTTGACCGCCATTCTTGCGTGCGTTAGCCCAGGTGATGAGGTAGTCATCATTGAACCGGCCTATGACAGCTACAGACCTTCAATTGAATTAGCCGGCGGAAAAGTCATTGCAGTTTCTCTTGAGGCTACACGCGATAGCGATGGGAAAGTGGCTTCCTATCAAATTCCATGGGAAGCATTATCAAAAGCAATACACGCTAATACGCGCCTACTAATCATCAATACACCCCACAATCCGACAGGCATGGTTTGGCAGAAATCCGACCTCGATCGTTTGGCGGACTTACTTAAAAATACTTCGACATTAGTCTTGAGTGATGAGGTTTATAAACACATGGTCTATGACGGCGCACGTCATCATAGCGTTGCCTCTCATCCAGAATTAGCGGCCCGTAGTTTTCTGATTTCGAGTTTTGGTAAAACCTATCACGTTACCGGCTGGAAAGTGGGCTACGTTGCAGCCCCCGCTCCAATGAGCGCCGAGTTTCGCAAGGTACATCAATTCAATGTATTCACCGTCAATACGCCTATGCAATATGGCTTAGCGACCTATCTATCAGATGCATCCCATTACTTAAATCTTCCTGCTTTCTACCAAGCTAAGCGTGATTTCTTTAGAGCGGGGTTAGAGAAGACGACATTCAAATTGCTACCAACCCCAGGAACCTATTTCCAGTGCGTTGATTACACCGCCCTAACAATTCCTGAGGCGAAACTCAGTGAAGCGGAGTTTTGCAAATGGCTAACGACTGAAGTTGGCGTAGCTGCCATCCCAATTTCCGCATTCTATGAAAAGCCAACTGAGTCAGGCGTCATTCGTTTTTGTTTTGCCAAACAGGAACAAACACTTACTTCAGCATTAGATCGTTTACAAAAACTTTAA
- a CDS encoding glutathione binding-like protein: MAIKKNIDSNVIDVYSWPTPNGHKVHIMLEECGYRLGHDWVAHPIDIGAGDQFDKAFLKISPNNKIPALVDPRGPDGKPISIFESGAILLYLAAKTGKFLPKTTRGKYEVLQWLMFQMGGLGPMLGQNHHFRIYAPEKIQYAVDRYTNEAKRLYGVLDTQLKDNMYIAGKTYSIADMAIFPWTRNWKNQGIDINDYPHFKRWFEMIGERPAVKRGCEVLTALRKPLHDDKAREQLFGSTQYQRRK; encoded by the coding sequence ATGGCAATTAAGAAAAATATAGATAGCAATGTAATTGATGTTTATAGCTGGCCAACCCCCAATGGTCACAAGGTTCACATCATGCTCGAGGAATGTGGCTATAGATTAGGTCATGACTGGGTAGCACATCCGATTGATATTGGCGCAGGTGATCAATTTGATAAGGCGTTTCTCAAAATTAGCCCAAACAATAAAATCCCTGCCTTGGTAGATCCTCGTGGGCCTGATGGCAAACCAATCAGCATCTTTGAGTCTGGCGCAATCTTGCTCTACCTTGCCGCCAAAACTGGCAAGTTTCTACCCAAAACTACCCGAGGCAAATACGAGGTTCTTCAGTGGTTAATGTTCCAAATGGGCGGCCTTGGCCCCATGCTTGGTCAAAACCACCACTTTCGCATCTATGCCCCCGAGAAGATTCAATACGCCGTAGATCGCTATACGAATGAAGCGAAGCGACTTTATGGGGTTCTGGATACCCAACTGAAAGATAATATGTACATCGCGGGTAAAACGTATTCGATTGCCGATATGGCGATTTTTCCTTGGACGCGCAATTGGAAAAATCAGGGAATCGATATCAATGACTATCCGCATTTCAAGCGCTGGTTTGAAATGATTGGCGAGCGCCCAGCGGTAAAACGCGGCTGCGAAGTATTAACAGCATTACGCAAGCCATTGCATGATGACAAGGCCAGAGAGCAGTTATTTGGTTCAACCCAGTATCAACGAAGGAAATAA
- a CDS encoding 3-hydroxybutyryl-CoA dehydrogenase, protein MKIQSVGVIGAGTMGNGIAQVCAVAGLDVVMVDINDAAVQRGLDQISKSLDRLVKKETLTTEAKDAALKRIKGSTSYADLKGLGLVIEAATENQAIKEKILKQVDEIVSKDTIIATNTSSLSITKLAALDSNPARFIGMHFFNPPPLMALVEVIRGLQTSDETHAAIIEMAKRVGKEPITVKNSPGFVVNRILLPMINEAFFVLSEGLASPEDIDAGMKLGCNQPIGPLALADLIGLDTCLAVMEVYFENFSDSKYRPCPLLREMVAAGYLGRKTGRGVYTYDK, encoded by the coding sequence ATGAAGATTCAATCAGTTGGCGTAATTGGTGCAGGCACCATGGGTAATGGTATTGCGCAGGTGTGCGCTGTCGCGGGACTTGACGTTGTTATGGTTGATATTAATGATGCTGCGGTTCAACGTGGTCTTGATCAAATCAGCAAGAGCTTAGATCGTCTAGTTAAAAAAGAGACGCTCACAACAGAAGCAAAAGATGCAGCGCTTAAGCGCATTAAAGGCAGCACTTCTTACGCAGATCTAAAGGGTCTTGGATTAGTAATTGAAGCTGCAACAGAAAATCAGGCAATCAAAGAAAAAATTCTGAAGCAAGTTGACGAGATTGTTAGTAAAGACACCATCATTGCCACCAATACCTCTTCGCTATCTATCACTAAGCTTGCGGCCCTAGACTCTAACCCAGCACGCTTTATTGGTATGCACTTCTTTAACCCACCACCCTTGATGGCATTGGTAGAGGTGATTCGCGGATTACAGACTAGCGATGAGACACACGCCGCCATTATTGAAATGGCTAAACGCGTGGGCAAAGAACCTATTACCGTGAAGAACTCTCCTGGATTTGTGGTTAACCGAATCTTGTTGCCCATGATTAATGAGGCCTTCTTTGTTTTATCAGAGGGCTTAGCCAGTCCAGAAGACATTGATGCAGGTATGAAGTTGGGTTGCAATCAACCTATTGGTCCACTTGCGCTAGCAGATCTAATTGGTTTGGACACTTGTCTTGCGGTGATGGAAGTGTATTTTGAAAACTTTAGCGACTCAAAATACCGTCCTTGCCCACTCTTGCGAGAAATGGTTGCCGCAGGTTACCTTGGTCGCAAAACTGGACGCGGCGTTTACACCTACGATAAATAA
- a CDS encoding DUF3429 domain-containing protein, with protein sequence MSNNPIPPLVLKLAYAGLIPFIGLALLVQLAPTPVNYLSAESLAGYGAVITSFMGALHWGANLHNLGKAATGDRWLDRNAWIWGVIPALVAWVALHIYIPVGLLIMASTLIIQRNIDQNTYRYYFADEATCAAFMTMRNRLTYIAAFCLSWAAIVILFIQA encoded by the coding sequence GTGAGTAATAATCCCATTCCCCCACTCGTTCTTAAACTTGCTTATGCAGGCTTAATTCCATTTATTGGTTTAGCTTTGTTGGTACAACTTGCGCCAACTCCAGTTAATTACTTAAGCGCTGAATCGCTGGCGGGATATGGCGCGGTGATCACCTCTTTTATGGGGGCTTTACATTGGGGTGCCAATTTGCATAATTTAGGCAAAGCGGCTACAGGCGATCGTTGGTTAGATCGCAACGCCTGGATCTGGGGAGTTATTCCTGCTTTGGTGGCTTGGGTGGCCTTGCATATCTACATCCCAGTTGGCTTATTAATCATGGCATCTACGCTGATTATTCAACGAAATATTGATCAAAATACTTATCGTTACTATTTCGCCGATGAAGCTACATGTGCGGCATTCATGACGATGCGCAATCGCTTAACTTACATCGCTGCTTTCTGTTTATCTTGGGCGGCCATAGTGATTTTGTTTATTCAAGCTTGA
- a CDS encoding replication-associated recombination protein A: MSGLFDNAPAPPLAEALRPKSIDQVIGQTHLLAPSKPLNLAFASGKPHSMILWGPPGVGKTTLARLSAKAFDREFIAISAVLAGVKEIREAIQQAEQTLAQSGKQTILFVDEIHRFNKSQQDALLPHVESGLFTFIGATTENPSFEVNSALLSRAQVYVLKSLNKAELQQLFERAHQFAMTEVQFEEAAIDTLIHHADGDARRLLNLVEQVRNAVLAPDSATKIVDQTFIENALSTQARRFDKGGDQFYDQISALHKSVRGSDPDASLYWLCRMLDGGVDPRYLARRIIRMAWEDIGLADPRAIQLANDAALTYERLGSPEGELALGQAVVYLAVAAKSNASYKAFNAARAFVANDQSKPVPNHLRNAPTKLMKELGHGKEYRYAHDEPHAYAVGESYLPEGMAAPHWYEPVERGLESQIKEKMSFLRQLDAEHQKK, translated from the coding sequence ATGAGCGGTCTTTTTGATAACGCACCAGCGCCACCACTAGCGGAAGCGTTACGCCCGAAATCAATTGATCAGGTTATTGGGCAGACCCATTTACTGGCGCCCAGCAAACCACTAAATCTGGCTTTTGCATCAGGCAAGCCTCACTCCATGATCTTATGGGGGCCGCCAGGGGTAGGAAAAACAACGCTAGCTCGCTTATCCGCCAAAGCATTTGATCGTGAGTTCATTGCCATCTCCGCCGTATTAGCCGGCGTTAAAGAAATTCGGGAAGCCATTCAACAGGCTGAGCAAACCCTGGCGCAATCTGGCAAACAGACGATTCTGTTCGTTGATGAAATTCACCGCTTTAACAAAAGCCAGCAAGATGCACTCTTACCCCATGTGGAATCAGGTCTATTTACCTTCATTGGCGCTACTACTGAGAACCCATCTTTTGAGGTGAACTCTGCATTACTTTCCCGAGCGCAAGTCTATGTTCTGAAGTCTTTAAATAAGGCAGAGCTTCAACAATTATTTGAGCGCGCGCATCAATTTGCAATGACTGAAGTTCAATTCGAGGAGGCGGCCATTGACACTCTCATCCATCATGCCGATGGTGATGCTAGAAGATTGCTGAATTTAGTTGAGCAGGTGCGCAACGCGGTATTAGCGCCAGACTCTGCAACCAAGATTGTTGATCAAACCTTTATTGAAAACGCCCTTTCTACTCAGGCTAGACGATTTGATAAAGGTGGTGACCAGTTTTACGATCAGATATCCGCACTGCATAAATCTGTGAGAGGCTCGGATCCTGATGCTTCTCTGTATTGGTTATGCCGAATGCTAGATGGTGGAGTAGACCCTCGTTACTTGGCTCGTCGCATTATTCGCATGGCATGGGAGGACATAGGACTTGCGGATCCTCGTGCCATACAGCTAGCGAACGATGCCGCCCTTACCTATGAGCGCCTTGGCTCGCCTGAAGGAGAGTTAGCGCTTGGTCAAGCGGTTGTTTATCTCGCGGTTGCAGCCAAAAGCAATGCAAGTTACAAAGCATTTAATGCGGCTCGCGCCTTTGTGGCAAATGACCAATCCAAACCTGTACCTAATCATTTGCGTAATGCACCAACCAAGCTTATGAAAGAGTTAGGTCACGGCAAAGAATATCGCTATGCTCATGATGAGCCTCATGCTTATGCTGTTGGTGAATCGTACTTACCTGAAGGAATGGCAGCGCCACATTGGTACGAACCAGTCGAACGTGGCCTAGAAAGTCAGATTAAAGAAAAGATGTCCTTCTTACGACAGCTAGATGCCGAGCATCAGAAAAAATAA
- a CDS encoding 2-hydroxychromene-2-carboxylate isomerase yields MSSKLPARFYYDIISPFAYLYIKQRRRLEEKLEITPVPILLGGLFRATENKGPGEVAAKRPHTYQFCVWQAEKLGIPFRFPEHHPFMTVAPQRLLVQEKADWVMVEKAFDYVWLEGKDPNLSWPDFCAYLGLSRDTPKPDDAAVKSQLIANTEQAKADGAFGVPALIVNQRCFWGVDTMDWVLDYLSRPGMFDEAPYARAGNLPNGLAP; encoded by the coding sequence ATGTCTTCTAAGTTACCAGCACGTTTTTATTACGACATTATTTCTCCGTTTGCGTATCTATATATCAAGCAACGCAGGCGACTAGAAGAGAAGCTGGAAATCACACCTGTGCCGATATTGTTGGGCGGCCTTTTTAGAGCAACGGAGAATAAAGGGCCTGGTGAAGTTGCCGCAAAGCGCCCTCATACCTATCAATTTTGCGTTTGGCAAGCTGAGAAATTAGGAATTCCCTTTCGCTTTCCGGAGCACCATCCATTTATGACCGTCGCGCCCCAACGTCTTTTGGTTCAAGAAAAAGCAGATTGGGTGATGGTTGAAAAAGCTTTTGACTATGTCTGGCTAGAAGGCAAAGATCCAAACCTTTCTTGGCCTGACTTTTGCGCTTATCTTGGTTTATCTCGGGACACGCCGAAACCAGATGACGCCGCCGTGAAATCTCAACTAATTGCCAATACCGAACAGGCGAAAGCGGATGGTGCCTTTGGAGTGCCTGCCTTGATCGTCAATCAACGCTGTTTTTGGGGTGTTGATACGATGGACTGGGTACTTGATTACCTCTCTCGTCCAGGAATGTTTGATGAAGCCCCCTATGCAAGAGCGGGCAATCTTCCGAATGGCTTGGCACCATAG
- a CDS encoding peptidylprolyl isomerase produces the protein MRKFFTLFVFAFTCFATQAAIAGPKVEFKTTMGNFVVELDDVKAPKTTANFLNYVKSGFYNGTIFHRVIDGFMIQGGGFTPDLVQKPTDAPVASEANNGLKNNTYTIAMARTSDPDSATAQFFINVKDNEGLNYPNAMGNGYTVFGKVISGTQTIDAIRKVPTMVAPAPRMGRMADVPTKPVVIESATILK, from the coding sequence ATGCGTAAGTTTTTTACCCTATTCGTTTTTGCTTTTACTTGCTTTGCGACTCAAGCGGCAATCGCCGGCCCAAAGGTGGAATTTAAAACCACGATGGGTAACTTTGTTGTGGAATTGGATGATGTTAAAGCCCCTAAAACTACGGCCAACTTTCTGAACTACGTAAAGAGCGGTTTTTATAACGGCACCATTTTTCACCGCGTTATTGATGGCTTCATGATTCAAGGTGGTGGCTTTACACCTGACCTCGTGCAAAAGCCTACTGATGCACCAGTTGCATCTGAAGCAAATAATGGACTCAAAAACAATACTTACACCATAGCAATGGCCCGCACTTCGGATCCTGATTCTGCGACAGCTCAATTTTTCATTAACGTTAAAGATAATGAGGGCCTGAACTACCCAAACGCTATGGGTAATGGCTATACCGTATTTGGTAAAGTGATTTCTGGAACCCAAACTATTGATGCTATTCGCAAGGTACCCACCATGGTTGCCCCAGCTCCACGCATGGGTAGAATGGCTGACGTACCAACAAAGCCAGTTGTTATTGAATCGGCCACCATTCTCAAATAA